Proteins encoded in a region of the Haloarcula sp. CBA1129 genome:
- a CDS encoding CopG family transcriptional regulator — translation MGRRFTIVCDDDQARIIETLARRYGITEEEVLSQLVDLGLEARDEQTV, via the coding sequence ATGGGCCGGCGGTTCACCATCGTCTGTGATGACGACCAAGCGCGGATTATCGAAACGCTTGCGCGGCGCTACGGCATCACGGAGGAAGAAGTACTGTCACAGCTGGTCGATCTCGGGCTCGAAGCCCGGGACGAACAGACCGTTTAA
- a CDS encoding NOB1 family endonuclease produces the protein MYVLDSSAFINEYHTDEQIATIPLVREELEDEAAYRFDALEGSGMHLHIPEDNTVERIERAASETGDLAELSETDIRLIAAAFELDSRLVTDDYAMQNVAEKLDVAVEVIAREGISEQREWLFQCAGCGREFDENRDRCPICGSSLSRKNPA, from the coding sequence ATGTACGTTCTTGACTCTTCGGCATTTATCAACGAGTATCACACTGACGAGCAGATAGCGACGATTCCACTCGTCAGAGAGGAACTGGAGGACGAGGCAGCCTACCGCTTCGACGCCCTCGAAGGCTCGGGGATGCACCTTCACATTCCAGAGGACAACACCGTCGAGCGCATCGAGCGCGCCGCCAGCGAAACCGGCGACCTCGCGGAGCTCTCGGAAACCGATATCCGGCTGATTGCGGCCGCGTTCGAACTCGACAGCCGACTCGTCACTGACGACTACGCGATGCAAAACGTCGCGGAGAAACTCGACGTGGCGGTCGAAGTCATCGCCCGCGAGGGAATCTCAGAACAGCGCGAGTGGCTGTTCCAGTGTGCTGGCTGTGGGCGTGAGTTCGACGAGAACCGCGACCGCTGTCCTATCTGCGGTAGCTCGCTATCGCGGAAAAACCCAGCTTAA
- a CDS encoding PRC-barrel domain-containing protein yields MAAILAENLSGKDVMGTDGAEIGSLYNITMDFSSGALHNLVIDPAESLRNTNFEYSDQGRLLVPVERVKAVKDHMIVKR; encoded by the coding sequence ATGGCTGCAATACTCGCAGAAAACCTGTCGGGGAAAGACGTGATGGGGACTGACGGCGCGGAGATCGGCAGTCTCTACAACATCACGATGGACTTCTCCTCGGGCGCGCTGCACAACCTCGTCATCGACCCCGCGGAGTCGCTCCGCAACACGAACTTCGAGTACAGCGACCAAGGCCGCCTGCTTGTCCCGGTTGAGCGGGTCAAGGCGGTGAAAGACCACATGATCGTCAAACGCTAG
- a CDS encoding plastocyanin/azurin family copper-binding protein: MDRNRRQFLGTLTAAVTGVVAGCSGGDSGGSTQTETATTTRAPTRTATATPTDSVTAPAETATPTETPTPTATPTPTGTPVDADQQVAVAPGSFSFEPESFEVPVRSTVLWVWEAGGHNVKPTATPEDSDWSGTPGDEGTTYSSGYEYAYTFEAVGEYEYHCVPHQSVGMTGSFTVTE, encoded by the coding sequence ATGGACCGGAACAGGCGTCAGTTTCTCGGCACACTCACGGCCGCCGTCACCGGAGTCGTTGCGGGCTGTAGTGGTGGCGATAGCGGTGGGTCGACCCAAACAGAGACAGCCACCACGACGCGAGCACCGACCCGTACTGCGACAGCGACACCGACTGACTCGGTGACGGCACCAGCGGAGACGGCCACTCCGACCGAAACGCCGACACCGACTGCCACACCGACACCCACCGGAACGCCAGTCGATGCCGACCAGCAAGTCGCCGTCGCGCCGGGAAGCTTCAGTTTCGAGCCGGAATCGTTCGAAGTCCCGGTCAGAAGCACCGTGCTGTGGGTCTGGGAAGCCGGCGGCCACAACGTCAAACCGACCGCGACGCCGGAAGACAGCGACTGGTCGGGGACGCCCGGAGATGAGGGAACGACGTACAGTTCGGGATACGAGTACGCCTATACGTTCGAGGCCGTCGGCGAGTACGAGTACCACTGTGTCCCCCACCAGAGCGTCGGCATGACGGGGTCGTTCACTGTAACCGAGTGA
- the infB gene encoding translation initiation factor IF-2, whose amino-acid sequence MSDTDPTTATDDTLRTPIVAVLGHVDHGKTSLLDKIRGSAVTAGESGAITQHIGATAVPLDVISEIAGDLVDPTDFDLPGLLFIDTPGHHSFSTLRSRGGALADIAILVVDVNDGFQPQTLEAIDILKRTQTPFIVAANKIDTVPGWNPNEGQPVQQTMDAQSDRVQSDLNEKLYEIIGELSDNGFSADMYWRVQNFQANIGVVPVSAETSEGIPDLLTVMMGLSQRYMKEEMEIDTTGPGVGTVLEVKDTQGFGTTLDAIIYDGTIRNDDTIVVGGLQGSIVTDVRALLRPRPLEEIRTEQEFEQVEQVAAADGVKIAAPDLGDAMAGAPIRVVRDRDRSEVIAEVEEELAEIEVTTQEEGVVIKADTLGSLEALSSTLEEEEIPVMRAEVGAVAPRDVRVAETAGEPTNQAILAFSVEVLDDARDLAEQEDVELFEDDVIYQLVESYDDHVTAIEEAQQEQILENITRPAKFRILQDHTFRQSDPAVVGVEILSGELRRNVNVVRWENGEANRVGTLKTIQDEGEDVDSARAGERMAVSIQGPTVGRQIEEGDDLWVEIPEKHAKILEQELKEDISVDEREALSMYLEKHRNRDPFWGK is encoded by the coding sequence ATGTCTGACACGGACCCCACCACAGCCACCGACGACACCCTGCGGACGCCCATCGTCGCCGTTCTGGGCCACGTCGACCACGGGAAGACAAGCCTGCTCGACAAGATCCGCGGGTCGGCCGTCACCGCCGGCGAATCGGGCGCGATCACCCAGCACATCGGCGCGACAGCCGTCCCACTGGACGTAATTTCGGAGATTGCCGGTGATCTCGTCGACCCGACAGACTTCGACCTGCCGGGCCTGCTGTTCATCGACACGCCGGGCCACCACTCCTTCTCGACGCTTCGCTCCCGGGGTGGCGCGCTCGCCGACATCGCCATCCTCGTCGTCGACGTCAACGACGGCTTCCAGCCACAGACGCTGGAGGCCATCGACATACTCAAGCGAACGCAGACGCCGTTTATCGTCGCCGCGAACAAGATCGATACGGTTCCGGGCTGGAACCCCAACGAGGGCCAGCCGGTCCAGCAGACGATGGACGCCCAGTCCGACCGCGTGCAGTCCGACCTCAACGAGAAACTGTACGAGATCATCGGCGAACTCTCCGATAACGGCTTCTCGGCGGACATGTACTGGCGCGTCCAGAACTTCCAGGCCAACATCGGCGTCGTGCCGGTCTCGGCCGAGACCAGCGAGGGTATCCCGGACCTACTGACCGTGATGATGGGACTGTCCCAGCGGTACATGAAAGAGGAGATGGAGATCGACACCACCGGCCCCGGTGTCGGGACTGTCCTCGAAGTGAAAGACACCCAAGGGTTCGGGACAACGCTCGACGCAATCATCTACGACGGGACCATCCGCAACGACGACACCATCGTCGTCGGCGGCCTGCAGGGGTCGATCGTCACCGACGTGCGCGCGCTGCTTCGCCCCCGCCCGCTCGAAGAGATCCGGACCGAACAGGAGTTCGAACAGGTCGAGCAGGTCGCCGCCGCCGACGGCGTCAAAATCGCCGCTCCGGACCTCGGTGACGCGATGGCCGGCGCACCGATCCGCGTCGTCCGCGACCGCGACCGCAGCGAGGTCATCGCCGAAGTCGAGGAGGAACTCGCAGAAATCGAGGTGACGACCCAAGAAGAAGGGGTCGTCATCAAGGCCGACACGCTCGGCTCGCTGGAAGCGCTCTCCAGCACGCTCGAAGAGGAAGAGATCCCGGTCATGCGCGCCGAGGTCGGCGCGGTCGCGCCGCGGGACGTTCGGGTCGCTGAGACGGCTGGCGAGCCGACGAATCAGGCGATTCTGGCCTTCAGCGTCGAGGTGCTCGACGACGCACGCGACCTCGCCGAACAGGAGGACGTGGAGCTGTTCGAAGACGACGTTATCTACCAGCTCGTCGAGTCCTACGACGACCACGTCACCGCCATCGAGGAGGCCCAGCAGGAGCAGATTCTGGAGAACATCACCCGACCCGCGAAGTTCCGGATTCTGCAGGACCACACGTTCCGCCAGTCTGACCCCGCCGTCGTCGGCGTCGAAATCCTCTCGGGCGAACTCCGCCGGAACGTCAACGTCGTCAGATGGGAGAACGGCGAGGCAAACCGCGTCGGGACCCTCAAGACGATTCAAGACGAGGGAGAGGATGTCGACTCGGCCCGCGCCGGCGAGCGCATGGCCGTCTCGATTCAGGGACCGACCGTCGGCCGCCAGATCGAGGAAGGCGACGACCTCTGGGTCGAAATCCCGGAGAAGCACGCGAAGATTCTGGAGCAGGAACTCAAAGAAGACATCTCCGTCGACGAGCGCGAGGCGCTGTCGATGTATCTGGAGAAGCACCGAAACCGCGACCCCTTCTGGGGGAAGTAG
- a CDS encoding DUF5811 family protein has protein sequence MYGNTSFGGETEEVTLTTEQREELRRDLSSVAARTRELLPGEFVVGSEISNSTTGPRATIAVQPPVGSVVSADYTPEDPESASISDAERDDLAQGIAASAALQVKQVMGDDTSPTAQ, from the coding sequence ATGTACGGTAATACGTCGTTTGGTGGGGAGACGGAAGAAGTGACGCTGACCACGGAACAGCGCGAGGAACTCCGACGGGACCTCTCAAGCGTCGCCGCCCGGACCCGCGAACTCCTGCCCGGCGAGTTCGTCGTCGGGTCAGAAATCAGCAACAGTACGACGGGGCCGCGGGCCACAATTGCTGTCCAGCCCCCCGTCGGGTCGGTCGTCAGCGCCGACTACACGCCCGAGGACCCGGAAAGCGCGAGCATCTCCGATGCCGAACGCGACGACCTCGCGCAGGGCATCGCCGCCTCCGCCGCCCTGCAGGTCAAGCAGGTGATGGGCGACGACACGTCGCCGACAGCGCAGTAA
- a CDS encoding pyruvoyl-dependent arginine decarboxylase produces the protein MSTIRVVWGTATGPTALAAYDAALAEAGVHNYNLISLSSVIPDGPAIEVTGTAPDLGPPGEALEVVQSSATVPPGERGAAGIGWARSEDGPGIFYEVDGTSEDAVRMEIREGLAAGRDLRDWEFVEENVSVESASDDAEYASAVVLATYGESHPVV, from the coding sequence ATGAGTACCATCCGGGTCGTATGGGGGACTGCGACCGGCCCGACTGCGCTGGCCGCGTACGACGCGGCACTCGCCGAGGCGGGCGTCCACAACTACAACCTCATCTCGCTCTCGTCGGTCATCCCCGATGGACCGGCCATCGAGGTGACCGGGACAGCGCCGGATCTGGGGCCGCCCGGCGAAGCGCTGGAGGTCGTCCAGTCTTCGGCGACTGTCCCGCCGGGCGAGCGCGGTGCGGCGGGTATCGGCTGGGCCCGTAGCGAGGACGGGCCGGGTATCTTCTACGAGGTCGACGGGACCAGCGAGGACGCGGTTCGGATGGAAATCCGCGAGGGACTGGCCGCTGGCCGGGACCTTCGGGACTGGGAGTTCGTCGAGGAGAACGTGTCCGTCGAGTCGGCGTCCGATGACGCCGAGTACGCCAGCGCTGTCGTCCTTGCTACGTACGGCGAGAGCCACCCCGTCGTGTAA
- a CDS encoding PQQ-binding-like beta-propeller repeat protein, producing MTERGRTRRAFLGTLAATTVGSVAGCQSQFDPLASTALDEHAATQFRRGLLNHGYQDASIPDAVERVWELSTNRGDHTAAKGSPVLAPTGDLILADDTGRVRAIAPDGDIQWSTAITQATRGSHGTPAIANDTIYIGAYDGALSALDLETGKRRWRTELGDAIGASPTYYNGSLYVAVEHAAPSGSVVAVNAATGDVQWRDSRPTDHPHSTVALDREHGRLLFGSNDGYCYAWSFPGLERVWRYDTAGDVKSPIAVADGTAIVPSWAETVTGVDVTDGTEQWTFEADADVMCAPAVHDGTVYVGSHDDRVYAIDLASGEEQWRYDTGGWIIGSVVATRDHVLVGSYDGRLYALERDTGAVAWTTENRGHVTSAPLVTADGIYYAERAVGGDPNRPGMLYKLTPT from the coding sequence GTGACAGAACGCGGACGGACGCGGCGAGCGTTTCTGGGGACGCTCGCGGCGACGACGGTCGGGTCGGTCGCGGGGTGTCAGTCGCAGTTCGATCCGCTCGCATCGACGGCCTTGGACGAACACGCCGCGACGCAGTTCCGGCGGGGGCTCCTGAACCATGGGTATCAGGACGCCTCGATTCCGGACGCTGTCGAACGGGTCTGGGAACTATCGACCAATCGCGGGGACCACACTGCGGCAAAGGGAAGTCCCGTGCTGGCACCGACGGGTGACCTGATTCTGGCGGACGATACCGGCCGCGTGCGAGCCATCGCACCGGACGGCGACATCCAGTGGTCGACGGCGATTACGCAGGCGACGCGCGGGAGCCACGGGACGCCGGCCATCGCCAACGACACCATCTACATCGGGGCCTACGACGGCGCGCTGTCGGCGCTGGACCTCGAAACCGGGAAGCGGCGCTGGCGGACGGAACTGGGCGATGCCATCGGCGCGAGTCCGACCTACTACAACGGATCGTTGTACGTCGCTGTCGAGCACGCCGCCCCGAGCGGGAGTGTCGTCGCCGTCAACGCCGCCACCGGGGACGTGCAGTGGCGCGACAGTCGGCCGACCGACCACCCTCATTCGACAGTGGCACTGGACCGCGAACACGGTCGCCTGCTGTTTGGCTCCAACGACGGCTACTGCTACGCGTGGTCGTTCCCGGGCCTAGAGCGGGTCTGGCGCTACGACACCGCTGGCGACGTGAAGTCCCCTATCGCCGTCGCTGACGGGACCGCTATCGTCCCGTCGTGGGCCGAGACAGTCACCGGCGTCGACGTAACTGACGGCACAGAACAGTGGACGTTCGAGGCCGACGCCGACGTGATGTGCGCGCCGGCGGTCCACGACGGCACTGTCTACGTCGGGAGCCACGACGACCGAGTGTACGCAATCGACCTCGCCAGCGGCGAGGAACAGTGGCGGTACGACACCGGCGGCTGGATTATCGGGAGCGTCGTCGCCACTCGGGACCACGTACTCGTCGGGTCTTACGACGGCCGACTGTACGCACTGGAGCGGGACACCGGTGCGGTAGCGTGGACCACGGAAAACCGCGGCCACGTGACGAGCGCGCCACTGGTGACCGCTGACGGTATCTACTACGCGGAGCGTGCAGTCGGCGGCGACCCGAACCGACCGGGGATGCTGTACAAACTCACCCCGACGTAG
- a CDS encoding extracellular solute-binding protein, whose protein sequence is MQENSKRTRRTFIKSAGVIGTAALAGCSGDSNSSTDGSSGGESSDGESADGATTGTGSETMADEIVFYNAGSLEFDPGTEANIERFEEETGISVEVNEVPWSNLKTSLTTIWRNQDSTVDAFNGPTWWLADFVSSDWLEPLGLGSDHMGKFPSALTDLVQFDGQTYMAPEFGKWGSYLYDQQYLNEQGFDAPPDTWDEVLSQGEQLSQGEKSGFAFTWSGKSVFSFKQFLYQAGGQLFNDSYEPVFVEEGMEVLEFFNGLRERGITPDGMSSLGEGGIGDNFIAGQYATVESWTPLGARAIDEWDENRIGSAKPPKGPESRATFQDTNGISVSAFSERKDAAKEFARFMTTRASSKNNMLVEGNPAVVPEVYEDDEVQSEYPSWLLEDMRFNLENAQSETYMAQPQVDDYLNEQLTPALLGNKDPEAALNDAYNNIERLYQDIGLL, encoded by the coding sequence ATGCAGGAAAACTCAAAGCGCACTCGTCGAACGTTTATTAAAAGCGCCGGTGTCATCGGGACAGCAGCGCTCGCTGGCTGCAGCGGCGACTCCAATTCAAGTACGGATGGTAGCTCCGGCGGCGAGAGCTCCGACGGAGAGAGTGCAGACGGTGCCACGACCGGGACGGGCTCGGAGACAATGGCAGACGAAATCGTGTTTTACAACGCAGGGTCGTTGGAGTTCGACCCCGGAACGGAAGCCAACATCGAGCGGTTCGAGGAGGAGACGGGCATCTCCGTGGAGGTCAACGAGGTCCCGTGGAGCAACCTCAAGACCAGTCTGACGACGATTTGGCGGAACCAAGACAGCACCGTCGACGCGTTCAACGGACCGACATGGTGGCTGGCCGACTTCGTCAGCTCCGACTGGCTCGAACCGCTCGGTCTCGGGAGTGACCACATGGGGAAGTTCCCCAGCGCACTGACCGATCTCGTCCAGTTCGACGGGCAGACCTACATGGCTCCCGAGTTCGGGAAGTGGGGGAGCTACCTCTACGACCAGCAGTACCTGAACGAACAGGGCTTCGACGCGCCGCCGGACACGTGGGACGAGGTGCTTAGCCAAGGCGAGCAGCTCTCACAGGGCGAGAAGTCCGGCTTCGCGTTCACGTGGTCCGGCAAGTCGGTGTTCAGTTTCAAGCAGTTCCTCTATCAAGCAGGCGGCCAACTGTTCAACGACAGCTACGAGCCCGTGTTCGTCGAGGAGGGTATGGAAGTGCTGGAGTTCTTCAACGGACTCCGCGAGCGCGGCATCACACCTGACGGAATGTCCAGTCTGGGTGAGGGCGGTATCGGTGACAACTTCATCGCCGGCCAGTACGCGACCGTCGAGTCCTGGACGCCGCTCGGGGCACGCGCCATCGACGAATGGGACGAGAACCGCATCGGCAGTGCCAAGCCGCCGAAGGGGCCGGAGAGCCGCGCAACCTTCCAAGACACGAACGGCATCAGCGTCTCCGCGTTCTCAGAGCGCAAGGACGCGGCCAAGGAGTTCGCCCGCTTCATGACGACCCGCGCGTCGTCGAAGAACAACATGCTCGTCGAGGGGAACCCAGCTGTCGTCCCCGAGGTGTACGAAGACGACGAGGTCCAGAGCGAGTACCCGTCATGGCTGCTCGAAGATATGCGGTTCAACCTCGAAAACGCACAGAGCGAGACCTACATGGCACAGCCACAGGTCGACGACTACCTGAACGAACAGCTCACGCCGGCGCTGCTCGGGAACAAGGACCCTGAGGCAGCACTCAACGACGCCTACAACAACATCGAGCGCCTCTATCAGGATATCGGCCTGCTCTGA
- a CDS encoding carbohydrate ABC transporter permease, producing MSIEKSPLRRKLDKLFVPLTVGPTLLWIAAIIVYPTAKLLFSSLQFRNPITNEMEFVGLRNFRRLIFAREGSEAALGVFNPSFVSITTNTVIYVGFSVSISFLLGLGIALLLDKDLKGRGWFRTAVIVPWILPYVMSGLMWRWMFQSDFGAINGALQRLGIISGNIPFLSDGALAMMALIIADVWVFTPFIIIILLAGLQNVPEQLYDAAEVDGASRWSRFWNVTYPFLKPSILVALTIRIIFDIRALDLVWVMTQGGPGKSTEVWASWLYRTAQVFNEPGSGAALGVVLLAVTFAIVASLYKIFGESPYEA from the coding sequence ATGTCAATCGAAAAGAGCCCACTGCGTCGCAAACTCGACAAACTGTTCGTCCCGTTAACTGTCGGGCCGACGCTGCTGTGGATCGCCGCCATAATCGTCTATCCGACTGCGAAGTTGCTTTTCAGCAGCCTCCAGTTCCGGAACCCGATAACGAACGAGATGGAGTTTGTCGGCCTGCGGAACTTCCGGCGGTTGATTTTCGCGCGTGAAGGGAGCGAGGCCGCTCTCGGCGTGTTCAACCCCAGTTTCGTTTCGATCACGACAAATACGGTCATTTACGTCGGTTTCAGCGTCTCTATTTCGTTCCTGCTGGGGCTGGGCATCGCGCTGTTGCTCGATAAGGACCTGAAAGGGCGGGGCTGGTTCCGAACGGCGGTCATCGTCCCGTGGATTCTCCCGTACGTGATGAGCGGACTGATGTGGCGCTGGATGTTCCAGTCCGATTTCGGCGCAATCAACGGCGCACTCCAACGACTCGGAATCATCTCGGGGAACATTCCGTTCCTCTCGGACGGCGCACTCGCGATGATGGCGCTTATCATCGCCGACGTCTGGGTGTTCACTCCCTTCATTATCATCATCCTGCTCGCGGGCCTCCAGAACGTCCCCGAGCAACTGTACGACGCCGCCGAAGTCGACGGCGCGAGTCGGTGGTCCCGGTTCTGGAACGTCACGTATCCGTTCCTGAAACCGTCGATACTGGTCGCACTGACCATCCGTATCATCTTCGACATCCGAGCACTGGACCTAGTCTGGGTGATGACCCAAGGCGGCCCCGGGAAGTCGACTGAAGTGTGGGCCTCGTGGCTGTACCGGACCGCACAGGTGTTCAACGAACCCGGCTCCGGCGCTGCGCTCGGAGTCGTCCTGCTGGCCGTGACCTTCGCCATCGTGGCCAGTCTGTACAAGATATTCGGCGAATCACCCTACGAAGCATGA
- a CDS encoding carbohydrate ABC transporter permease, with protein sequence MSTKKSPLNRLRRSLGLETQNEWPSVARERLLAYGLLAAYVLIIWFPIYYIFITSIKPSSEVLSLPITFLPQNPTAQNYVDIFTNRPFDSYTFNSMIVATTTTLICITLGTVTGYSFSRFDFMGNKSLLLSIVGARMIPPIALIVPFFQIMSNPPLIGGFTGSLYDTRITLILTYTFFNLPFAVWIMKNYFDGIPESLDEQARIDGCSRWEGFVKIILPMAKPGIAATAILAFIFSWNEFVFALVLTSSEQAQTLPIAVSLFVADDFVDWAHLAAGGMIAALPGILFGLFFQQYIVSGLTQGAVKE encoded by the coding sequence ATGAGCACGAAGAAATCACCACTCAACCGACTGCGTCGGTCGCTGGGACTGGAGACACAGAACGAGTGGCCGTCCGTCGCCCGCGAGCGACTGCTGGCCTACGGACTGCTTGCCGCGTACGTCCTCATCATCTGGTTCCCGATCTACTACATCTTCATCACGAGCATCAAACCGTCGAGTGAAGTGTTGTCGCTACCGATCACGTTCCTTCCACAGAACCCGACGGCACAGAACTACGTCGACATCTTCACGAACCGACCGTTCGACAGCTACACCTTCAACAGCATGATTGTCGCGACGACGACGACGCTCATCTGTATCACCTTGGGGACGGTTACCGGGTACAGTTTCTCCCGCTTTGACTTCATGGGGAACAAGTCGCTGCTGCTGTCGATTGTCGGGGCGCGGATGATTCCCCCCATCGCGCTCATCGTTCCGTTCTTCCAGATTATGTCGAACCCACCGCTCATCGGCGGGTTCACCGGAAGTCTGTACGATACGCGTATCACGCTTATCCTCACGTACACGTTCTTCAACCTCCCGTTTGCCGTCTGGATCATGAAGAACTACTTCGACGGCATCCCCGAATCGTTGGACGAACAGGCCCGAATCGACGGCTGTTCCCGCTGGGAGGGGTTCGTCAAAATAATCCTGCCGATGGCGAAGCCGGGCATCGCAGCCACCGCCATCCTCGCCTTTATTTTCTCGTGGAACGAGTTCGTCTTCGCGCTCGTTCTCACGTCCTCGGAACAGGCCCAGACGCTGCCGATTGCCGTCTCGCTGTTCGTGGCTGACGACTTCGTGGACTGGGCACACCTTGCAGCCGGCGGCATGATCGCCGCGTTGCCCGGCATCCTGTTCGGCCTGTTCTTCCAGCAGTACATCGTGAGCGGACTCACACAAGGAGCAGTCAAGGAGTAA
- a CDS encoding ABC transporter ATP-binding protein, with protein MAHVELTDLVKEFDDVTAVDGISLDIPDESFTVLVGPSGCGKTTTLRLIAGLERATDGEIRIGENIVNDARAYERDIAMVFQNYALYPHKTVRDNMRFGLEQHDTDEEIITERVQETAELLQIEELLERRPSELSGGQQQRVALGRAIVRDPAVFLMDEPLSNLDAKLRVQMRAELNKLHEELSTTTVYVTHDQVEAMTLADQIAVMDNGQIQQVGEPTHVYSNPRNMFVAGFLGSPSMNFLEGTLEESSAGKFELDLGGAIHNVPDEFTDALEPYLGDRVTLGIRPENIALNQDGVPANVHPAAVEVVEPQGEKTVLELELDTGQSIKAAVDPDTTVEMGDSVNLRFDRDSLQYFDPATGESLTYDAKIEQQATI; from the coding sequence ATGGCACACGTAGAACTCACCGACCTCGTAAAGGAATTCGACGACGTCACCGCAGTCGACGGCATCTCACTCGACATCCCCGACGAAAGCTTCACCGTCCTCGTCGGCCCGTCAGGATGTGGCAAGACCACGACCCTGCGCCTCATCGCGGGACTCGAACGGGCGACCGACGGCGAAATCCGCATCGGCGAGAACATCGTCAACGACGCCCGCGCGTACGAGCGCGACATCGCGATGGTGTTCCAGAACTACGCGCTGTATCCGCACAAGACGGTGCGAGACAATATGCGGTTCGGGCTGGAGCAACACGACACGGATGAGGAGATCATCACCGAACGGGTACAGGAGACCGCGGAGCTGTTACAGATCGAAGAGCTGCTGGAGCGCCGACCATCGGAACTGTCCGGCGGACAGCAACAACGGGTGGCGCTCGGCCGCGCAATCGTTCGCGACCCCGCAGTGTTCCTGATGGACGAACCGCTGTCGAATCTCGACGCGAAGCTCCGCGTCCAGATGCGCGCCGAACTGAACAAACTCCACGAGGAACTGTCGACGACGACGGTCTACGTCACCCACGACCAAGTAGAGGCGATGACGCTGGCCGACCAGATCGCGGTCATGGACAACGGCCAAATCCAGCAGGTCGGCGAACCGACACACGTGTACTCGAACCCGCGAAACATGTTCGTCGCCGGGTTCCTCGGCTCGCCAAGCATGAACTTCCTCGAAGGCACGCTCGAAGAGTCCTCTGCCGGCAAGTTCGAACTGGACCTCGGCGGCGCGATCCACAACGTCCCCGACGAGTTCACCGACGCGCTCGAACCGTATCTCGGCGACCGGGTGACGCTGGGCATCCGCCCGGAGAACATTGCACTCAATCAGGACGGCGTCCCGGCGAACGTCCACCCGGCGGCGGTGGAAGTCGTCGAACCGCAGGGCGAAAAGACCGTGCTCGAACTCGAACTCGACACCGGCCAGAGCATCAAGGCCGCGGTCGACCCGGACACGACGGTCGAGATGGGCGATTCGGTGAACCTCCGGTTCGACAGGGACTCGCTCCAGTACTTCGACCCAGCCACGGGCGAATCACTGACGTACGATGCGAAGATCGAACAGCAGGCGACAATCTGA
- the glpR gene encoding HTH-type transcriptional regulator GlpR, translated as MIPDERRKEIVRQVNKSDRVTVEELTEEFGVSEATIRRDLSSLAEDGLIERFHGGALPASKEEANGSSTADSIDNPSGKQAIAERAVDELSDGDAVFFDTGPTAREVAKAIPEQVSLLAATNSPESAFELRKTCGEVKVVGDSLRQTSDALVGPSAESYLRKTNFDIVFLETDAVQSDGGLSVSNEDEARIKTLLCEGGRHVILVADGSKLDSQSFREFATVDDVDMLITDVSLSDEMRRVFEQANVIVVDNLLAVP; from the coding sequence ATGATACCTGATGAACGACGGAAGGAAATCGTTCGACAAGTAAACAAATCAGATCGGGTCACGGTCGAAGAGCTCACCGAAGAGTTCGGCGTCTCCGAGGCGACAATCCGGCGAGACCTCTCCTCGCTTGCGGAGGACGGGCTCATCGAACGGTTTCACGGCGGTGCCCTCCCGGCGTCGAAAGAAGAGGCCAACGGGTCCAGCACAGCCGATAGTATCGACAACCCGAGCGGGAAGCAGGCAATCGCTGAGCGGGCCGTCGACGAGCTGAGTGACGGCGACGCCGTCTTCTTCGATACGGGGCCGACAGCACGCGAAGTGGCGAAAGCGATCCCGGAGCAGGTGTCGCTGCTCGCCGCGACGAACTCACCGGAAAGCGCATTCGAACTTCGCAAGACCTGCGGCGAAGTCAAGGTCGTCGGCGACTCGCTGCGCCAGACATCGGACGCGCTTGTCGGACCCAGTGCCGAGTCGTACCTCCGGAAGACGAACTTCGACATCGTGTTTCTCGAAACTGACGCGGTCCAGAGCGACGGCGGCCTCTCCGTCTCGAACGAAGACGAAGCGCGCATCAAGACACTGCTCTGTGAAGGCGGTCGACACGTCATCCTAGTGGCTGACGGCAGCAAACTGGACAGTCAGAGCTTCAGAGAGTTCGCGACTGTCGACGACGTTGATATGCTCATCACAGACGTGTCGCTGAGCGACGAGATGCGGAGGGTGTTCGAACAGGCCAACGTCATCGTGGTCGACAATCTACTGGCCGTCCCGTAA